A single window of Eleginops maclovinus isolate JMC-PN-2008 ecotype Puerto Natales chromosome 19, JC_Emac_rtc_rv5, whole genome shotgun sequence DNA harbors:
- the rnf144aa gene encoding probable E3 ubiquitin-protein ligase RNF144A-A isoform X2 — translation MTTARYRPTWELAVDPLVSCKLCLGEFPLEQMTTITQCQCVFCTLCLKQYVELLIKEGLETAISCPDSACPKRGHLLENEIECMVATEMMQRYKKLQFEREVLLDPCRTWCPSSTCQAVCQLKEADSPVLPQLVQCAVCALEFCSACKANWHPGQACQENNLPITSFLPGENSAFYKNEEDDAPIKRCPKCKVYIERDEGCAQMMCKNCKHAFCWYCLESLDDDFLLIHYDKGPCRNKLGHSRASVIWHRTQVVGIFAGFGLLLLVASPFLLLATPIVLCCKCKCSKGDDDPLPT, via the exons ATGACCACTGCACGGTACCGTCCCACCTGGGAGCTGGCCGTTGACCCCCTGGTCTCGTGTAAGCTGTGCCTTGGAGAGTTCCCTCTGGAGCAGATGACGACCATTACACAGTGCCAATGTGTCTTCTGTACACTG TGCCTGAAGCAGTATGTCGAACTCCTGATCAAAGAAGGCCTTGAAACTGCAATTAGCTGTCCAGACTCTGCCTGTCCCAAAAGAGGACATTTGCTGGAAAATGAG ATTGAGTGCATGGTGGCCACAGAGATGATGCAGAGATACAAGAAGCTTCAGTTTGAAAGGG AGGTGCTGTTGGACCCATGCCGGACGTGGTGCCCTTCCTCGACCTGCCAGGCCGTGTGCCAGCTGAAGGAAGCAGATTCTCCTGTGCTGCCCCAGCTGGTCCAGTGCGCTGTCTGTGCCCTCGAGTTCTGCTCTGCCTGCAAGGCCAACTGGCACCCCGGACAGGCCTGCCAGGAGAACAACCTGCCCATTACCTCCTTTCTACCAGGAGAAAACAG CGCTTTTTATAAGAATGAAGAGGATGACGCACCAATCAAGCGCTGTCCTAAATGTAAAGTTTACATCGAGAGGGATGAAGGCTGTGCACAGATGATGTGCAAGAACTGCAAACATGCCTTCTGCTGGTACTGTCTGGAGTCCCTGGAT GACGATTTTCTCCTCATCCACTATGACAAAGGGCCCTGTCGAAACAAACTAGGCCACTCTAGGGCGTCTGTTATCTGGCACAGAACACAG GTTGTTGGGATTTTTGCCGGCTTCGGCCTTCTTCTGCTCGTTgcctcccccttcctccttcTGGCCACTCCCATCGTCCTCTGCTGCAAGTGCAAGTGCAGCAAAGGCGATGATGACCCATTGCCAACCTAA
- the rnf144aa gene encoding probable E3 ubiquitin-protein ligase RNF144A-A isoform X1, whose product MFNHRRNCSVAVKMTTARYRPTWELAVDPLVSCKLCLGEFPLEQMTTITQCQCVFCTLCLKQYVELLIKEGLETAISCPDSACPKRGHLLENEIECMVATEMMQRYKKLQFEREVLLDPCRTWCPSSTCQAVCQLKEADSPVLPQLVQCAVCALEFCSACKANWHPGQACQENNLPITSFLPGENSAFYKNEEDDAPIKRCPKCKVYIERDEGCAQMMCKNCKHAFCWYCLESLDDDFLLIHYDKGPCRNKLGHSRASVIWHRTQVVGIFAGFGLLLLVASPFLLLATPIVLCCKCKCSKGDDDPLPT is encoded by the exons atgttcaaccacagacgcaactg CTCAGTGGCGGTGAAGATGACCACTGCACGGTACCGTCCCACCTGGGAGCTGGCCGTTGACCCCCTGGTCTCGTGTAAGCTGTGCCTTGGAGAGTTCCCTCTGGAGCAGATGACGACCATTACACAGTGCCAATGTGTCTTCTGTACACTG TGCCTGAAGCAGTATGTCGAACTCCTGATCAAAGAAGGCCTTGAAACTGCAATTAGCTGTCCAGACTCTGCCTGTCCCAAAAGAGGACATTTGCTGGAAAATGAG ATTGAGTGCATGGTGGCCACAGAGATGATGCAGAGATACAAGAAGCTTCAGTTTGAAAGGG AGGTGCTGTTGGACCCATGCCGGACGTGGTGCCCTTCCTCGACCTGCCAGGCCGTGTGCCAGCTGAAGGAAGCAGATTCTCCTGTGCTGCCCCAGCTGGTCCAGTGCGCTGTCTGTGCCCTCGAGTTCTGCTCTGCCTGCAAGGCCAACTGGCACCCCGGACAGGCCTGCCAGGAGAACAACCTGCCCATTACCTCCTTTCTACCAGGAGAAAACAG CGCTTTTTATAAGAATGAAGAGGATGACGCACCAATCAAGCGCTGTCCTAAATGTAAAGTTTACATCGAGAGGGATGAAGGCTGTGCACAGATGATGTGCAAGAACTGCAAACATGCCTTCTGCTGGTACTGTCTGGAGTCCCTGGAT GACGATTTTCTCCTCATCCACTATGACAAAGGGCCCTGTCGAAACAAACTAGGCCACTCTAGGGCGTCTGTTATCTGGCACAGAACACAG GTTGTTGGGATTTTTGCCGGCTTCGGCCTTCTTCTGCTCGTTgcctcccccttcctccttcTGGCCACTCCCATCGTCCTCTGCTGCAAGTGCAAGTGCAGCAAAGGCGATGATGACCCATTGCCAACCTAA